In Oncorhynchus clarkii lewisi isolate Uvic-CL-2024 chromosome 2, UVic_Ocla_1.0, whole genome shotgun sequence, one DNA window encodes the following:
- the LOC139421200 gene encoding threonine--tRNA ligase 1, cytoplasmic-like isoform X2: protein MLVTVMLRFPVCRPSVRAVLHCQRRFSKIQASPALSERVRVFESLRERQGQQRTSGTTKQAFSVRLADGRTMDGTTGVTTPSIIAQNARVKGALVCRVNGELWELLRPLEADCELQLLGFNTTEGKQAVWRTGACVVGWVLERVFGVDVCREGVSESGLYCDHLPENSALSLAELEERCKEAAGQKLPLSRLELNRQEVTELFQDNALRLQLIEEQMSGPTVTVYRCGDSIGVCNGPLLPNTGLLKVFKMLQVSPVTLTNPVGTSGVMRVMGVAFPGEREREEWEREQEETRKRDHRRIGKDQELFFFNDVSPGSCFFLPKGAHIYNTLADFIKTEYRRRGFHEVVTPTLYSTALWERSGHWEHYSENMFTVTGDTHTYALKPMNCPAHCLMFEQRVRSWRELPLRWADFGALHRNELSGALGGLTRVRRFCQDDAHIFCTPEQLEEEIIACLDFVRSVYRVFGFSFHCLLSTRPTPCLGEPELWDHAEQQLERSLQQFGERWQFNPGDGAFYGPKIDIQIKDAIGRQHQCATIQLDFQLPIRFDLEYVGGDGETHRPVMVHRAVLGSLERMIAILAENFGGKWPLWLSPAQVMIIPVGGGSESYAQQVVRQFREAGFMADADDDQGATLNKKIRSAQLAQYNYIFVVGEKECVSGTVSVRTRGGKQLGRRPTEEVLASLTHLRDARSNQDDF, encoded by the exons ATGCTCGTGACCGTGATGTTACGGTTTCCCGTCTGTCGGCCGTCAGTTCGGGCAGTGCTTCACTGTCAGAGGCGCTTTAGCAAG ATACAGGCATCCCCTGCTCTGTCTGAGCGTGTGCGGGTGTTTGAGTCTctcagagagaggcagggacagCAGAGGACAAGCGGCACCACGAAACAGGCCTTCAGCGTCCGATTGGCTGATGGCAGGACGATGGATGGCACCACAGGCGTGACCACGCCGTCAATCATCGCTCAAAACGCACG TGTGAAAGGTGCTCTGGTCTGCAGGGTGAATGGAGAGCTGTGGGAGCTGCTTCGCCCCCTGGAGGCTGACTGTGAACTACAGCTGCTAGGCTTCAACACCACAGAGGGCAAACAG GCGGTGTGGAGGACAGGAGCGTGTGTTGTGGGGTGGGTGTTAGAGAGGGTGTTTGGGGTGGATGTGTGCAGAGAGGGTGTGTCAGAGTCCGGCCTCTACTGTGACCACCTCCCGGAGAACAG TGCCCTGTCCCTAGCTGAGCTAGAGGAGAGATGTAAGGAGGCCGCTGGCCAGAAGCTTCCTCTCTCCAGACTGGAGCTGAACAGGCAGGAAGTTACAGAGCTCTTCCAG GACAATGCTCTGAGACTCCAGTTGATTGAAGAACAGATGAGTGGTCCTACTGTCACAGTCTACAG GTGTGGAGACAGCATAGGAGTCTGCAATGGTCCTCTCCTCCCTAACACTGGTCTCCTCAAGGTCTTCAAGATGctgcag GTGTCTCCCGTAACGTTGACCAATCCTGTTGGCACGTCAGGCGTGATGCGTGTGATGGGTGTGGCCTtcccaggagagagggagagggaggagtgggagagggaacAGGAGGAGACACGGAAGAGGGACCACAGACGCATCGGCAAG GACCAGGAGCTGTTCTTCTTTAATGACGTCAGTCCTGGAAGCTGCTTCTTCCTGCCTAAAGGAGCTCACATCTACAACACACTCGCTGACTTTATCAAG actgaGTACAGGAGGCGTGGCTTCCATGAGGTTGTGACCCCTACTCTATACAGCACTGCACTGTGGGAGCGTTCgggacactgggaacactacagtgaaaacatgtttactgTGACCGGTGACACACACACCTATGCACTCAAACCCATGAACTGTCCAGCACactg TCTGATGTTTGAGCAGCGTGTAAGGTCATGGAGGGAGCTCCCGTTGCGTTGGGCCGATTTCGGGGCACTGCATCGGAACGAGCTGTCCGGCGCTCTGGGTGGTCTCACCCGGGTCCGCAGGTTCTGCCAGGACGACGCACACATCTTCTGCACTCCCGAACAG ttggAGGAGGAGATCATAGCGTGTTTGGACTTTGTGAGGAGTGTGTATCGAGTATTTGGATTCTCCTTCCACTGTCTCCTCTCCACCCGACCTACACCCTGCCTGGGGGAGCCTGAACTGTGGGACCACGCTGAGCag CAGTTGGAGAGGAGTCTGCAGCAGTTTGGAGAGCGCTGGCAGTTCAACCCAGGAGATGGAGCGTTCTACGGGCCGAAG ATTGACATCCAGATCAAGGACGCCATTGGTCGACAGCACCAGTGTGCCACCATCCAATTGGACTTCCAGCTACCAATCAGATTTGACCTGGAGTATGTGGG gggggatggagagacccaCAGACCAGTGATGGTCCACAGAGCTGTTCTGGGATCACTGGAACGCATGATCGCTATATTGGCTGAGAATTTTGGGGGGAAATG GCCTCTGTGGTTGTCTCCAGCGCAGGTCATGATTATTCCTGTAGGGGGAGGTAGTGAGTCATATGCGCAACAG GTGGTCCGACAGTTCCGCGAGGCTGGCTTCATGGCTGACGCGGATGATGACCAGGGTGCCACCTTAAATAAGAAGATCCGCTCTGCACAGCTGGCCCAGTACAACTACATATTTG tggtaGGTGAGAAGGAGTGTGTGAGTGGCACGGTGAGTGTAAGGACCAGAGGGGGGAAGCAGCTAGGGAGGAGACCGACAGAGGAGGTCCTGGCATCACTCACACACCTACGAGACGCACGGAGCAACCAGGATGACTTCTAA
- the LOC139421200 gene encoding threonine--tRNA ligase 1, cytoplasmic-like isoform X1 — MLVTVMLRFPVCRPSVRAVLHCQRRFSKIQASPALSERVRVFESLRERQGQQRTSGTTKQAFSVRLADGRTMDGTTGVTTPSIIAQNARLASQIVKGALVCRVNGELWELLRPLEADCELQLLGFNTTEGKQAVWRTGACVVGWVLERVFGVDVCREGVSESGLYCDHLPENSALSLAELEERCKEAAGQKLPLSRLELNRQEVTELFQDNALRLQLIEEQMSGPTVTVYRCGDSIGVCNGPLLPNTGLLKVFKMLQVSPVTLTNPVGTSGVMRVMGVAFPGEREREEWEREQEETRKRDHRRIGKDQELFFFNDVSPGSCFFLPKGAHIYNTLADFIKTEYRRRGFHEVVTPTLYSTALWERSGHWEHYSENMFTVTGDTHTYALKPMNCPAHCLMFEQRVRSWRELPLRWADFGALHRNELSGALGGLTRVRRFCQDDAHIFCTPEQLEEEIIACLDFVRSVYRVFGFSFHCLLSTRPTPCLGEPELWDHAEQQLERSLQQFGERWQFNPGDGAFYGPKIDIQIKDAIGRQHQCATIQLDFQLPIRFDLEYVGGDGETHRPVMVHRAVLGSLERMIAILAENFGGKWPLWLSPAQVMIIPVGGGSESYAQQVVRQFREAGFMADADDDQGATLNKKIRSAQLAQYNYIFVVGEKECVSGTVSVRTRGGKQLGRRPTEEVLASLTHLRDARSNQDDF, encoded by the exons ATGCTCGTGACCGTGATGTTACGGTTTCCCGTCTGTCGGCCGTCAGTTCGGGCAGTGCTTCACTGTCAGAGGCGCTTTAGCAAG ATACAGGCATCCCCTGCTCTGTCTGAGCGTGTGCGGGTGTTTGAGTCTctcagagagaggcagggacagCAGAGGACAAGCGGCACCACGAAACAGGCCTTCAGCGTCCGATTGGCTGATGGCAGGACGATGGATGGCACCACAGGCGTGACCACGCCGTCAATCATCGCTCAAAACGCACGGTTAGCCTCTCAGAT TGTGAAAGGTGCTCTGGTCTGCAGGGTGAATGGAGAGCTGTGGGAGCTGCTTCGCCCCCTGGAGGCTGACTGTGAACTACAGCTGCTAGGCTTCAACACCACAGAGGGCAAACAG GCGGTGTGGAGGACAGGAGCGTGTGTTGTGGGGTGGGTGTTAGAGAGGGTGTTTGGGGTGGATGTGTGCAGAGAGGGTGTGTCAGAGTCCGGCCTCTACTGTGACCACCTCCCGGAGAACAG TGCCCTGTCCCTAGCTGAGCTAGAGGAGAGATGTAAGGAGGCCGCTGGCCAGAAGCTTCCTCTCTCCAGACTGGAGCTGAACAGGCAGGAAGTTACAGAGCTCTTCCAG GACAATGCTCTGAGACTCCAGTTGATTGAAGAACAGATGAGTGGTCCTACTGTCACAGTCTACAG GTGTGGAGACAGCATAGGAGTCTGCAATGGTCCTCTCCTCCCTAACACTGGTCTCCTCAAGGTCTTCAAGATGctgcag GTGTCTCCCGTAACGTTGACCAATCCTGTTGGCACGTCAGGCGTGATGCGTGTGATGGGTGTGGCCTtcccaggagagagggagagggaggagtgggagagggaacAGGAGGAGACACGGAAGAGGGACCACAGACGCATCGGCAAG GACCAGGAGCTGTTCTTCTTTAATGACGTCAGTCCTGGAAGCTGCTTCTTCCTGCCTAAAGGAGCTCACATCTACAACACACTCGCTGACTTTATCAAG actgaGTACAGGAGGCGTGGCTTCCATGAGGTTGTGACCCCTACTCTATACAGCACTGCACTGTGGGAGCGTTCgggacactgggaacactacagtgaaaacatgtttactgTGACCGGTGACACACACACCTATGCACTCAAACCCATGAACTGTCCAGCACactg TCTGATGTTTGAGCAGCGTGTAAGGTCATGGAGGGAGCTCCCGTTGCGTTGGGCCGATTTCGGGGCACTGCATCGGAACGAGCTGTCCGGCGCTCTGGGTGGTCTCACCCGGGTCCGCAGGTTCTGCCAGGACGACGCACACATCTTCTGCACTCCCGAACAG ttggAGGAGGAGATCATAGCGTGTTTGGACTTTGTGAGGAGTGTGTATCGAGTATTTGGATTCTCCTTCCACTGTCTCCTCTCCACCCGACCTACACCCTGCCTGGGGGAGCCTGAACTGTGGGACCACGCTGAGCag CAGTTGGAGAGGAGTCTGCAGCAGTTTGGAGAGCGCTGGCAGTTCAACCCAGGAGATGGAGCGTTCTACGGGCCGAAG ATTGACATCCAGATCAAGGACGCCATTGGTCGACAGCACCAGTGTGCCACCATCCAATTGGACTTCCAGCTACCAATCAGATTTGACCTGGAGTATGTGGG gggggatggagagacccaCAGACCAGTGATGGTCCACAGAGCTGTTCTGGGATCACTGGAACGCATGATCGCTATATTGGCTGAGAATTTTGGGGGGAAATG GCCTCTGTGGTTGTCTCCAGCGCAGGTCATGATTATTCCTGTAGGGGGAGGTAGTGAGTCATATGCGCAACAG GTGGTCCGACAGTTCCGCGAGGCTGGCTTCATGGCTGACGCGGATGATGACCAGGGTGCCACCTTAAATAAGAAGATCCGCTCTGCACAGCTGGCCCAGTACAACTACATATTTG tggtaGGTGAGAAGGAGTGTGTGAGTGGCACGGTGAGTGTAAGGACCAGAGGGGGGAAGCAGCTAGGGAGGAGACCGACAGAGGAGGTCCTGGCATCACTCACACACCTACGAGACGCACGGAGCAACCAGGATGACTTCTAA